One window from the genome of Microlunatus antarcticus encodes:
- a CDS encoding ABC transporter permease, producing the protein MLIRLLRTRLLAPYGRLLLGVLVLQLVGTLASLYLPSLNASIIDRGVLTGDTAYIWRTGRVMLVVSLVQIVCAAFATYLGAKAAMSFGRDVRGAVFERVLSFSAREMNRFGAPTLITRTTNDVQQVQLLALLSSTVFVAAPITMVGGVIMALREDVTLSWLIIVAVPVLVISIGLLIWRMRPLFRVVQTRIDTVNRVLREQITGIRVVRAFVREPFEEDRFGRANAELTATQT; encoded by the coding sequence GTGCTGATCCGCCTGCTCCGCACCCGACTGCTGGCCCCGTACGGGCGCCTGCTGCTCGGCGTGCTCGTCCTCCAGCTCGTGGGGACGCTCGCCTCCCTCTACCTGCCGAGCCTCAACGCCTCGATCATCGACCGCGGCGTGCTGACCGGCGACACCGCATACATCTGGCGCACCGGCCGGGTGATGCTCGTGGTGAGCCTGGTGCAGATCGTCTGCGCCGCGTTCGCCACCTACCTCGGCGCGAAGGCGGCGATGAGCTTCGGCCGCGACGTGCGCGGGGCGGTGTTCGAGCGCGTGCTCTCCTTCTCGGCGCGCGAGATGAACCGCTTCGGCGCGCCCACCCTGATCACCCGGACGACGAACGACGTCCAGCAGGTCCAGCTGCTCGCGCTGCTCTCCTCGACCGTGTTCGTCGCGGCGCCGATCACCATGGTCGGCGGCGTGATCATGGCCCTGCGCGAGGACGTGACGCTGTCCTGGCTGATCATCGTCGCCGTCCCCGTGCTCGTGATCAGCATCGGGCTGCTGATCTGGCGGATGCGGCCGCTGTTCCGCGTCGTGCAGACCCGGATCGACACGGTGAACCGCGTGCTGCGCGAGCAGATCACCGGCATCCGCGTCGTCCGCGCCTTCGTCCGCGAGCCGTTCGAGGAGGACCGCTTCGGTCGCGCCAACGCCGAGCTCACCGCCACCCAGAC